The Zygosaccharomyces rouxii strain CBS732 chromosome G complete sequence genome contains a region encoding:
- the AIM7 gene encoding Aim7p (similar to uniprot|Q12156 Saccharomyces cerevisiae YDR063W Hypothetical ORF) has protein sequence MASELYYFNTVTKEKIRKFRISTSRSETLQVLPIKIQPKDYEITIDEEELEELEDVKELSELAEILPDNSPRYLLTAYPLTTRENIKQVPLVLIYWKPATVVSQEWKMLYAGALEQVRSECGTYKLVEVSSGLEDDADVEELKEQLEK, from the coding sequence ATGGCTTCTGAATTATACTATTTTAATACCGTTACAAAGGAGAAGATCAGAAAGTTTCGTATATCGACCTCAAGATCTGAAACTCTTCAAGTTCTCCCCATTAAGATTCAACCAAAGGATTATGAAATAACgatagatgaagaagaattggaagaattagaagatgtCAAAGAATTGTCAGAACTAGCAGAAATACTACCTGATAATTCTCCTCGTTACCTTTTAACGGCCTATCCACTGACAACAAGAGAAAACATTAAACAAGTGCCACTTGTCTTAATCTATTGGAAACCCGCTACTGTGGTATCTCAAGAGTGGAAAATGCTTTACGCAGGTGCATTGGAGCAAGTAAGATCAGAGTGTGGTACTTATAAATTAGTCGAGGTATCATCAGGattggaagatgatgctgatgtggaagaattgaaggaaCAGCTCGAGAAATAG
- the RPS13 gene encoding 40S ribosomal protein uS15 (highly similar to uniprot|P05756 Saccharomyces cerevisiae YDR064W RPS13 Protein component of the small (40S) ribosomal subunit; has similarity to E. coli S15 and rat S13 ribosomal proteins), with product MGRMHSNGKGISSSAIPYSRNAPSWFKLSSESVVEQIIKYARKGLTPSQIGVLLRDAHGVTQARVITGNKIMRILKSNGLAPEIPEDLYYLIKKAVSVRKHLERNRKDKDAKFRLILIESRIHRLARYYRTVAVLPPTWKYESATASALVN from the exons ATGGGTCGTATGCACAGTAAC GGTAAGGGtatctcttcttctgctatTCCATATTCCAGAAACGCTCCAAGCTGGTTCAAATTGTCATCTGAATCCGTTGTTGAACAAATCATCAAGTATGCCAGAAAGGGTTTGACTCCATCTCAAATCGGTGTCTTGTTGAGAGATGCTCACGGTGTTACTCAAGCTCGTGTTATCACCGGTAACAAGATCATGAGAATCTTGAAGTCCAACGGTTTGGCTCCAGAAATCCCAGAAGACTTGTACTACTTGATTAAGAAGGCTGTCTCTGTCAGAAAGCACTTGGAAAGAAACAGAAAGGACAAGGACGCTAAGTTCAGATTGATTTTGATTGAATCCAGAATCCACAGATTGGCAAGATACTACAGAACTGTCGCTGTTTTGCCACCAACCTGGAAGTACGAATCTGCTACTGCTTCCGCTTTGGTGAACTAA
- the RRN10 gene encoding Rrn10p (highly similar to gnl|GLV|CAGL0K01969g Candida glabrata CAGL0K01969g and similar to YBL025W uniprot|P38204 Saccharomyces cerevisiae YBL025W RRN10 subunit of UAF (upstream activation factor) involved in promoting high level transcription of rDNA Upstream activation factor subunit), which produces MDRTVYEACSDLIVDYGTHKVSADEVLTQKVGGLVPIPFKTREELEIASDKDRKDGLFTGELVPSIDLRVLHYFATQLCLQKYPHLTEAFDETSLLTLGLLVEQWVKDYLRDSNGELASGSSQSVSKAINYRDSPANI; this is translated from the coding sequence ATGGATAGAACGGTTTACGAAGCATGCAGTGATCTAATCGTCGATTATGGCACCCATAAGGTAAGTGCAGATGAGGTTTTGACTCAAAAAGTTGGTGGGTTAGTACCGATTCCGTTCAAGACGCGTGAAGAGTTAGAAATAGCAAGTGATAAGGACAGAAAAGATGGACTCTTCACAGGTGAGCTAGTTCCAAGTATTGATCTAAGGGTACTACACTATTTTGCTACCCAACTCTGTTTACAAAAATATCCACACTTAACTGAAGCTTTTGACGAGACAAGTTTGTTGACACTGGGACTTTTGGTTGAACAATGGGTCAAAGATTACTTAAGGGACTCTAACGGCGAATTGGCATCGGGATCTTCGCAATCTGTATCCAAAGCTATCAATTACAGAGATTCTCCCGCTAACATATGA
- the GDI1 gene encoding Gdi1p (highly similar to uniprot|P39958 Saccharomyces cerevisiae YER136W GDI1 GDP dissociation inhibitor regulates vesicle traffic in secretory pathways by regulating the dissociation of GDP from the Sec4/Ypt/rab family of GTP binding proteins), with protein MDPESMDTEYDVIVLGTGITECILSGLLSVDGKKVLHIDKQDHYGGESASVTLSQLYDKFKQNPISKEEREAKFGRDRDWNVDLIPKFLMANGELTNILVHTDVTRYVEFKQVSGSYVFKQGKIYKVPATEMEAISSSLMGVFEKRRMKKFLEWIGSYEEDDISTHQGLDLDRNTMDEVYTKFGLGNSTKEFIGHAMALWTNDDYLHQPARPSVERVLLYCQSFSRYGKSPYLYPLYGLGELPQGFARLSAIYGGTYMLDTPIEKVDYNEQGKFQGVQTKLGHFRAPLVIADPTYFPEKCKSTGQRVIRAICILDHPVASTNNADSLQIIIPQSQVDRKNDIYIAIVSDSHHVCAKGHYLAIISTIIETDKPHKELEPAFQLLNPIEERFMGIAELFEPKEDGSKDNVYLSRSYDSSSHFESMTDDVKDVYFRVTGHPLVLKTRQDGDN; from the coding sequence ATGGATCCGGAGTCAATGGATACTGAATACGACGTGATCGTTCTGGGGACAGGTATTACTGAATGTATTTTGTCAGGGTTGTTGTCAGTTGATGGTAAGAAAGTCTTGCATATCGACAAGCAGGATCATTACGGTGGTGAATCTGCATCTGTTACTCTTTCGCAGTTGTATGATAAATTCAAGCAGAATCCAATCTCCAAAGAGGAAAGAGAGGCCAAGTTTGGTAGAGATAGGGATTGGAATGTGGACTTGATccccaaatttttaatggCAAACGGTGAATTGACCAACATCTTGGTCCACACAGATGTGACTCGTTATGTGGAATTTAAACAGGTTTCAGGCTCTTACGTTTTCAAGCAAGGTAAGATTTATAAAGTTCCTGCCACAGAGATGGAAGCCATTAGTTCAAGTTTAATGGGTGTATTTGAAAAGCGtagaatgaagaaatttttagAATGGATTGGCTCTTATGAGGAAGATGACATTTCCACCCACCAAGGATTGGACTTGGATAGAAACACTATGGATGAAGTTTACACTAAATTTGGATTGGGTAATTCTACTAAAGAATTTATAGGCCATGCGATGGCACTTTGGACTAACGACGATTATCTACATCAACCTGCAAGACCAAGTGTTGAGAGAGTTTTGTTGTACTGTCAGTCATTTTCTCGTTACGGGAAATCGCCATATTTGTACCCCTTGTACGGTCTTGGAGAATTACCACAGGGCTTTGCTAGATTATCTGCCATCTATGGTGGTACCTATATGTTGGATACTCCTATTGAAAAGGTCGATTATAACGAACAAGGTAAATTCCAAGGTGTTCAGACAAAATTAGGTCATTTCCGTGCACCATTAGTTATTGCAGATCCTACTTATTTCCCTGAAAAATGTAAGTCAACTGGTCAAAGAGTTATCAGAGCCATTTGCATTTTAGATCACCCCGTGGCTAGCACTAACAATGCAGACTCTTTGCAAATTATCATCCCACAATCCCAAGTGGATCGTAAAAATGATATTTATATCGCAATTGTTTCAGATTCTCACCATGTTTGCGCAAAGGGCCATTACTTAGCAATTATCTCTACGATCATCGAAACTGATAAACCTCATAAGGAATTGGAACCGGCATTCCAATTGTTAAAcccaattgaagaaagatttaTGGGCATTGCAGAGTTATTTGAACCAAAGGAAGATGGTTCAAAGGATAATGTCTACTTATCACGTTCTTACGATTCATCATCTCATTTCGAATCAATGACTGACGATGTTAAGGATGTTTACTTTAGAGTTACGGGTCATCCATTAGTTTTGAAAACAAGACAAGATGGCGATAACTAG
- a CDS encoding uncharacterized protein (similar to uniprot|P40083 Saccharomyces cerevisiae YER137C Hypothetical ORF), translating into MSDNQSLRVSQALDNLAKTILEQRDSSSYNEKLRRLEALINMILQTDSNGSKMDTTKLDSILREDDIEIIEKNHQRYALIPVIPLRSTTVSKNKKKNKIRCSYCNEMGHTRANCEKKLQPQQ; encoded by the coding sequence ATGAGTGATAATCAGTCGCTTAGAGTATCACAGGCATTGGATAACCTTGCCAAAACTATCTTAGAACAGAGGGATTCGTCATCTTATAATGAAAAACTTCGTAGATTAGAAGCATTAATCAATATGATTTTGCAAACTGATTCCAATGGTTCCAAAATGGATACAACAAAACTAGATTCGATTTTAAGagaagatgatattgagataattgaaaaaaatcatcaaagATACGCATTAATTCCAGTAATACCCCTTCGATCAACAACAGTTAGtaaaaataagaaaaagaacaaaatacGTTGTTCGTACTGTAATGAAATGGGACATACTAGAGCTAACTgcgaaaaaaaattacaaccACAACAATGA
- the LCB2 gene encoding serine C-palmitoyltransferase LCB2 (highly similar to uniprot|P40970 Saccharomyces cerevisiae YDR062W LCB2 Component of serine palmitoyltransferase responsible along with Lcb1p for the first committed step in sphingolipid synthesis which is the condensation of serine with palmitoyl-CoA to form 3-ketosphinganine): protein MSDAKVEGPTGSTRVPLFVPENLPADVKKENEYGTLTSKEHLHQTKSLNGKPMEPPIMDTPPYYISLITYLNYLIVIIFGHMHDFLGMTFQKDSHQDVMEKDGWAPWYSKFESFFSRRMKKKIDDCFSRPTTGVPGRFIRCIDRISHEENKYFTYPGTTSMCLNLSSYNYLGFAQSEGQCTTTALQSVDKYGIHSGGPRTQIGTTDLHLDAERLIASFLGKQDAVIFSMGYGTNANFFNAFLDSKCLVISDELNHASIRTGVRLSGAAVRTFAHNDMVGLEKLIREQIVLGQPKTNRPWKKILICVEGLYSMEGTLCSLPEVVELKKKYKCYLFVDEAHSVGAMGPTGRGVCDLFGVDPNDVDFLMGTLTKSFGAAGGYIASNKWVIDRLRLDLTTSNYAEPTPAPVLAQIIASLKTIKGELAPGEGKERLQRIAFNSRYLRLGLQRLGFIVYGAPDSPVIPLLLYCPTKMPAFSRMMLQRKIAVVVVAYPATPLIESRVRFCVSSSLTKDDLDYLLRHVSEIGDMLFLKASSGAASVPQDGRPPRWDVEDVIARTAEDCKNDNFFLT from the coding sequence ATGAGCGATGCTAAAGTAGAAGGGCCTACTGGAAGCACAAGAGTTCCTCTGTTTGTTCCTGAGAATTTGCCAGCTGATGTGAAAAAAGAGAATGAATACGGTACGTTGACATCAAAGGAACATCTTCACCAGACGAAATCGCTTAATGGTAAACCAATGGAGCCACCAATTATGGATACACCACCATACTATATTTCTCTTATAACGTATCTTAATTATTTGATTGTTATTATCTTTGGCCACATGCACGATTTTCTGGGTATgacttttcaaaaggatAGTCATCAAGATGTCATGGAAAAAGATGGATGGGCACCATGgtattcaaaatttgaatctttcttttcaagaagaatgaaaaagaagattgatGATTGTTTCTCGAGACCTACAACTGGTGTTCCTGGTAGATTTATTCGTTGTATCGACAGAATTTCTCATGAGGAGAACAAATACTTTACCTACCCAGGTACCACCTCTATGTGCCTAAATTTGTCTTCATACAATTATTTGGGATTCGCCCAAAGTGAAGGTCAATGTACTACTACTGCTTTGCAAAGTGTGGATAAATACGGTATCCATAGTGGTGGACCACGTACTCAAATTGGTACCACTGATTTACATTTAGATGCTGAAAGGTTAATTGCATCTTTTCTAGGTAAACAGGATGCAGTAATCTTTTCCATGGGGTATGGTACCAATgctaattttttcaatgcctTCTTGGATTCCAAATGTCTTGTCATTTCAGATGAGTTGAACCATGCTTCCATCAGAACTGGTGTTAGACTTTCAGGTGCAGCAGTGAGAACCTTTGCACACAACGATATGGTCGGTTTGGAGAAATTGATTAGGGAACAAATTGTTTTGGGCCAACCAAAGACTAACCGCCCGTGgaagaaaattctaatCTGTGTCGAAGGACTTTATTCAATGGAAGGTACTCTTTGTAGCTTACCAGAAGTGGtggaattgaagaaaaaatacaaatgTTACTTATTTGTTGATGAAGCTCATTCTGTAGGTGCTATGGGACCAACAGGTCGTGGTGTATGTGATTTATTTGGTGTTGACCCAAATGACGTTGATTTCCTAATGGGAACTTTAACAAAGTCATTCGGTGCAGCTGGTGGTTACATTGCATCAAATAAATGGGTTATCGATAGACTAAGATTAGATTTAACCACTTCCAATTATGCAGAACCAACACCTGCACCTGTTCTAGCACAAATTAttgcatctttgaaaacCATAAAAGGTGAACTAGCACCTGGTGAAGGTAAGGAAAGATTACAAAGAATTGCGTTCAATTCACGTTATCTGCGGTTAGGTCTACAAAGATTAGGATTTATCGTTTACGGGGCTCCTGATTCTCCTGTTATcccattattattatactGTCCAACAAAGATGCCTGCATTTTCAAGAATGAtgcttcaaagaaaaatcgctgttgttgttgttgcatATCCAGCAACACCTCTGATCGAATCAAGAGTGCGGTTTTGcgtatcttcatcattgaCAAAGGACGATTTGGACTATTTGTTACGTCATGTTAGTGAGATTGGTGATATGCTTTTCTTAAAAGCTAGTTCAGGTGCCGCTAGTGTACCACAAGATGGTAGACCTCCAAGATGGGATGTAGAGGACGTCATTGCTCGTACCGCAGAGGATTGTAAGAatgacaattttttcttaaCTTAG
- a CDS encoding uncharacterized protein (similar to uniprot|Q12298 Saccharomyces cerevisiae YDR061W Mitochondrial protein member of the ATP-binding cassette (ABC) transporter family transcriptionally activated by Yrm1p along with genes involved in multidrug resistance): MSQKAGFVVRIRDALFKSSLARNAPAVFPHRIRDFEVKPGEKWVIWGPGKGQFMNILSNKYLSDPPLSLQFGVGGKYPRVEQVLFKGVMPTAHLSARYEYFKDEFDVTCKKFILDNAVGSNNVSYDVAKTDREVDMALYDKLIDSLQLTDLQDRWAMGLSNGQMRRARLAYSLLKKPDLMLVDDPFLGLDPTATKIISEFLANYDLPIIIGLRFQDKIPNWCTHVCCVENDGQVLFQGPVNQHDVQIKELRDSRVSSRYSENMGSSDLEGLISGHPLFATKPNVPHLELRGLDVKYRGQPVLSNLHWKVELGSRWHVQGNNGSGKSTLLSLITAEHPQSWNSRVVEHGTPRRTGSSSYFDINKNIGMSAPELHAIFLKNCGDRLNVRESIATGFHEASNNNFTPIWSKLNKDQQTMVEKFIKYFDLPSDKLFGELSVSDQKLALFVRSIVKMPKLLVLDEAFSGMELEPMLRCHELLNHWPGTTMVVSHVPEETPKCHHYLRLVSPGVYDIGQVR, from the coding sequence ATGAGCCAAAAGGCAGGATTTGTAGTCCGCATCAGAGATGCATTGTTCAAATCGTCGCTAGCTAGGAATGCACCAGCGGTTTTCCCCCACAGGATTAGAGATTTTGAAGTAAAACCTGGTGAGAAATGGGTTATCTGGGGTCCCGGTAAAGGTCAATTCATGAATATTCTGAGCAACAAGTACTTATCAGATCCACCGCTGTCGTTACAATTTGGTGTTGGTGGGAAATATCCTCGAGTAGAACAGGTTTTGTTTAAAGGTGTGATGCCAACAGCACATCTAAGTGCAAGATACGAATACTTtaaggatgaatttgatgttACTTGTAAGAAATTTATCCTTGATAATGCTGTTGGATCCAATAACGTCTCGTACGATGTCGCCAAGACTGACAGAGAAGTCGATATGGCCCTTTATGacaaattgattgattCCTTGCAATTGACCGATCTACAAGATAGATGGGCAATGGGATTGAGTAATGGACAGATGAGAAGGGCTAGATTGGCATATagtcttttgaagaagccTGATCTTATGCTTGTCGATGATCCATTTTTAGGGTTAGATCCGACGGCTACCAAGATTATTTCTGAGTTTTTAGCAAATTACGATTTACCTATTATCATTGGACTTCGTTTCCAGGATAAAATCCCCAATTGGTGTACACACGTATGTTGTGTGGAGAATGATGGCCAAGTTTTATTCCAAGGGCCTGTAAACCAACACGATGTacaaatcaaagaattgagagATTCTCGTGTGAGTAGTAGGTACTCTGAGAATATGGGTTCTTCAGATTTGGAAGGACTAATATCTGGACATCCGTTGTTTGCCACGAAACCGAACGTTCCTCATTTGGAACTAAGGGGACTTGATGTTAAATACAGAGGTCAACCGgttctttccaatttacaTTGGAAGGTGGAACTGGGATCTCGTTGGCACGTTCAGGGCAATAACGGTAGTGGTAAGTCAACGCTTCTGTCACTGATTACTGCAGAACATCCTCAGTCGTGGAATAGTAGAGTTGTAGAGCATGGTACACCACGTAGAACGGGCAGCTCAAGCTATTTTGATATCAACAAGAACATAGGCATGTCAGCACCTGAATTGCATGCGATCTTCTTGAAAAACTGTGGAGATCGCCTCAATGTCAGAGAGTCAATCGCTACTGGATTCCATGAAGCCTCcaataataattttacaCCAATATGGtcaaaattgaacaaagaCCAACAAACCATGgtggaaaaatttatcaaatattttgatctACCATCTGATAAACTATTCGGGGAATTGAGTGTAAGCgatcaaaaattggcacTTTTTGTAAGAAGTATCGTTAAGATGCCAAAATTGTTGGTGCTTGATGAAGCGTTTTCGGGTATGGAATTAGAACCTATGTTAAGATGTCATGAATTGTTGAATCACTGGCCAGGTACTACAATGGTGGTATCACACGTCCCAGAGGAAACGCCAAAATGTCATCACTATTTGAGATTAGTATCTCCAGGCGTATACGATATTGGTCAAGTACGGTGA
- the LSM2 gene encoding Sm-like protein LSM2 (highly similar to uniprot|P38203 Saccharomyces cerevisiae YBL026W LSM2 Component of small nuclear ribonucleoprotein complexes involved in RNA processing splicing and decay) — MLFFSFFKTLVDQEVVVELKNDIELKGTLKSVDQFLNLKLDNISCTDQTKYPHLGSVRNIFIRGSTVRYVYLNKNMVDINLLQDAARREAMTEKK; from the exons atgttatttttttcatttttcaaaactctGGTTGATCAGGAAGTGGTAGTAGAA cttaaaaatgatattgaaCTGAAAGGAACTTTGAAATCTGTggatcaatttctcaacTTGAAACTGGACAATATTTCATGCACAGATCAGACTAAATACCCACATTTAGGTTCAGTACgcaatattttcattagaGGTTCTACGGTACGTTACGTttatttgaacaaaaacaTGGTTGATATCAATCTTCTACAAGATGCCGCTAGGAGGGAAGCAATGACtgagaaaaaataa
- the NCL1 gene encoding tRNA (cytosine-C5-)-methyltransferase (similar to uniprot|P38205 Saccharomyces cerevisiae YBL024W), with translation MGRRNFKKGKTFGARNDDDNGRGWSELVKENEKWEQYYKKLGLISEEDWPVFKSTCQAALPLTFRITGSRAHAQEVLDLFQQRHLANLTGIEFEGEPVKPPVELPWYPNHLAWQIDVPKSVIRKNPQFAKMQRFLVVENAVGNISRQEAVSMIPPTLLDVQPHHTVLDMCAAPGSKTAQMIEYLHRDNDEPSGFVVANDADAKRSHMLVHQLKRLNSANLIVVNHDAQFFPRVKAHPDHTNKKDILRFDRVLCDVPCSGDGTMRKNVNVWRDWTTQNGLALHNVQLNILNRGLHLLKSGGRLVYSTCSMNPIENEAVVAEALRKWGGKVRLVDCSDKLPGLVRSNGINQWPVLNRNMETKEKGEDGTNDSWFPPTDEEAARFHLDYCVRVYPHQQNTGGFFITVLEKVEEPESTPQADTKASEEPANKKAKTESTSTSAPASEKKERLPRDANEEPFAFVDPNHEALKTCWGFYGIDDIFDRNTCLVRNATGEPTRVVYTVCPALRDLIQANDERLKIIYSGVRLFVAQKSALECSWRIQSEALPIMKHHMTSNRIIKTNEELLKLLLEESFPSFEIIGEKIGDEFVQQTKDISNGCAFIEVERDGSGKENLFLPVWKGNKCINLMVCKEDTQELLYRLFGVENLPKSNSARNKKVESKEETEEEKKETNGEQKETPKEEATA, from the coding sequence ATGggtagaagaaattttaaaaaggGCAAGACCTTTGGTGCTCGtaacgatgatgataacgGTAGAGGTTGGTCTGAATTAGTTAAGGAGAATGAAAAATGGGAACAATATTACAAAAAATTGGGATTGATCtctgaagaagattggCCTGTCTTTAAAAGTACCTGCCAAGCTGCATTGCCCTTAACTTTTAGAATCACTGGGTCAAGAGCTCATGCTCAAGAAGTCTTAGATTTATTCCAACAAAGACATTTGGCTAATTTGACCGGTATCGAATTCGAAGGTGAACCTGTTAAACCACCTGTGGAATTGCCTTGGTATCCAAACCATCTGGCCTGGCAAATCGATGTCCCCAAATCTGTCATTAggaaaaatccacaatTTGCTAAAATGCAAAGATTCCTAGTGGTAGAGAATGCCGTAGGGAACATATCCAGACAAGAAGCTGTATCTATGATTCCACCAACGCTTTTGGATGTTCAACCACACCATACCGTCTTAGATATGTGCGCAGCGCCCGGTTCAAAGACCGCTCAAATGATTGAGTATCTTCATAGAGATAACGATGAACCTTCTGGATTTGTTGTGGCCAACGATGCTGACGCCAAGAGATCCCACATGTTGGTGCACcagttgaaaagattgaataGTGCTAACCTTATTGTGGTCAATCACGATGCCCAATTTTTCCCAAGAGTTAAGGCTCATCCAGATCACACTAACAAGAAGGATATTCTTAGATTTGATAGAGTCCTTTGTGATGTGCCTTGTTCCGGTGACGGTACCATGAGGAAGAATGTTAACGTCTGGAGAGATTGGACTACTCAAAATGGGTTGGCATTGCATAACGTTCAATTAAACATCCTTAATAGAGGGTTAcaccttttgaaatctgGCGGTAGATTGGTTTACTCTACTTGTTCCATGAATCctattgaaaatgaagctGTGGTTGCCGAAGCCCTTAGAAAATGGGGTGGTAAGGTTAGATTAGTCGATTGCAGCGATAAATTACCAGGTCTGGTTAGATCTAACGGTATTAACCAGTGGCCCGTCCTAAATCGTAACATGGAAACTAAGGAGAAAGGTGAGGATGGAACAAATGACAGTTGGTTCCCACCAACCGATGAAGAAGCTGCACGTTTCCATCTAGATTACTGCGTTAGAGTCTACCCTCATCAACAAAACActggtggatttttcattaCTGTTTTggagaaagtggaagaacCTGAATCCACTCCTCAAGCTGACACTAAAGCTTCAGAAGAGCCTGCTAACAAGAAGGCTAAGACGGAATCCACGTCCACCTCAGCACCTGCTtctgaaaagaaggaaagatTACCTCGTGATGCTAACGAAGAGCCATTTGCATTCGTGGATCCTAACCATGAAGCCTTGAAGACTTGCTGGGGATTCTACGGTATTGATGACATATTTGATAGAAATACCTGTCTCGTGCGTAACGCTACTGGTGAACCTACAAGAGTGGTTTACACCGTGTGTCCCGCTTTACGTGATTTGATTCAGGCAAACGATGAAAGATTGAAGATCATTTATTCTGGTGTCAGATTATTTGTGGCCCAAAAGAGTGCCCTTGAATGCTCTTGGAGAATTCAAAGTGAAGCTCTACCTATCATGAAGCACCACATGACCTCTAACAGAATCATAAAGACAAACGaagaattattgaaattgttgCTTGAAGAATCTTTCCCAAGCTTTGAAATAATCggagaaaaaattggagaTGAATTCGTGCAACAGACTAAGGACATCTCCAACGGTTGTGCCTTCATTGAAGTTGAAAGAGACGGTTCTGGCAAGGAAAATCTGTTCCTACCAGTGTGGAAAGGTAACAAATGTATCAACTTGATGGTTTGCAAAGAAGACACCCAAGAACTGTTGTACAGATTATTTGGTGTTGAAAATTTGCCTAAATCCAATAGTGCAAGAAATAAGAAAGTAGAATCAAAGGAAGAAACcgaagaggaaaagaaagaaacaAATGGTGAACAAAAGGAAACTCCCAAGGAGGAGGCAACCGCCTAA